TTTAACTGCAGGCGAGTGATTGTCCCTTCTCTGGGATCTTCTCCCTTCTGAACCATCAGCCAGGCTTTTTCATGCATCTCTCTGGCATCAGAGAGCCGAACCGTTGGATAGCTTCCCAAGCTGAGTTTCAGTTGTTTGCCATTAAGACGGAAAGCGTAGAACCAGAACTTGCCATCATGACGGACCTCTAAATTGAGCCCATAGCCATCGGAGTGTTTGATTGTTCTGAGTCCACCCTTTTCATCTGATTTTGGTTTTGAACTTCTACAGACGACGTCAGTGAGTTTGCGTTTGGTGGGATCCAATTGACGAGACATAGTGTTGGAACCTATCGGAAGTGATTAGGAATGTCTGAACCGTTCATGTCCAGAAACAAAACAATTACTCGCCAACAATTTCGCCAACAAATTTAATGGCTGTCAATGGATTTTTACAGACTGAACTGGAAGGAGAATAATCTTTGATATGCTTAGATCTCAGTAATTGCCTGAGTTTAATGGTCTTTCTTGGAAAGTAAAAAACTGTTGTGGTAATCCTGATTTATTTCCACTATCGAAACAAATCTTTCTCTTCAGGCCTGATTAGTTCTGAAGCTGGGATGTGCTGAGAACTTGTGCGATATCCCTCAATGAATACAACAGGTAAACCCTCATCTGCTTGTCCCTGTATTAATGATGCTGCAGAGGCGAGCTCATCAGCAATGGCTTCTTCACTGACTCTAAGTTGATTGCCAAAGAGGTCTGCTCGACCTCTTAAGTCTACGATTGAGGAGAGACCTGCCACTCCAATTGCAGTTCCAATCGTCCCATTACGCCACGCTCTTCCTATGCTGTCATTAATGATTACTCCGATTTTACAACCTGTTTTTCTTAGCAATTCATTGTGCAATGAAGCAGCGGATTTGTCCGGATTTTCAGGTAGCAGAAGGACCCAGTCATTTTCCGGGTCTTGCTCTACATTGGAATGGTCTATACCAGCGTTGGCCATAATCAATCCTTGGTGATTTTCAACAACAAGGACCCCTTTGCGATGGCGAATGACGCTTTTTGATTCTTGAAGAATCAACTCTACTAGTCTAGGGTCTTTATCCGTTTTTACGGAATAGTCGATTGCAAGGGCTGTTGGTT
The sequence above is drawn from the SAR324 cluster bacterium genome and encodes:
- a CDS encoding Arm DNA-binding domain-containing protein, yielding MSRQLDPTKRKLTDVVCRSSKPKSDEKGGLRTIKHSDGYGLNLEVRHDGKFWFYAFRLNGKQLKLSLGSYPTVRLSDAREMHEKAWLMVQKGEDPREGTITRLQLKRLKDQDKALQLEQEAKEEAKRRQTFHVIANQWLAKKEPTLSRNT
- the cofE gene encoding coenzyme F420-0:L-glutamate ligase, with protein sequence MTKSDPQTISIHPLLGIPLINKGDHLCQLILDAIEANKLILKDGSILVLAQKIVSKAEDRFVNLKTVKPTALAIDYSVKTDKDPRLVELILQESKSVIRHRKGVLVVENHQGLIMANAGIDHSNVEQDPENDWVLLLPENPDKSAASLHNELLRKTGCKIGVIINDSIGRAWRNGTIGTAIGVAGLSSIVDLRGRADLFGNQLRVSEEAIADELASAASLIQGQADEGLPVVFIEGYRTSSQHIPASELIRPEEKDLFR